Proteins from a genomic interval of Yarrowia lipolytica chromosome 1E, complete sequence:
- a CDS encoding uncharacterized protein (Compare to YALI0E32351g, highly similar to uniprot|P38620 Saccharomyces cerevisiae YER099c PRS2 ribose-phosphate pyrophosphokinase P5.15.f5.1), producing MSSNSIKLLAGNSHPALFKLVSERLGVPLSNIGVFQFSNLETSVTIGESVRDEDVFVLQTGCGEVNDFLMELLIIIHACKTASARRITAVIPNFPYARQDKKDKSRAPITAKLMANMLQTAGCDHVITMDLHASQIQGFFNVPVDNLYSEPSTLRYIREHVDVSSAVIVSPDAGGAKRAAALADRLDLNFALIHKERQRANEVSRMVLVGDVKGMTCVLVDDMADTCGTLAKAAQTLKENGARDVIAIVTHGILSGPAVQRINDSELLKVVCTNTVPHDHLKAECPKLDTIDVSPTLAEAIRRLHNGESVSYLFRNAPM from the coding sequence ATGTCttccaactccatcaagctgctggcaGGCAACTCGCACCCCGCCCTGTTCAAGCTCGTGTCCGAGCGACTGGGCGTGCCGCTGTCCAACATTGGCGTCTTCCAGTTCTCCAACCTCGAGACCTCCGTGACCATTGGAGAGTCTGTGCGAGACGAGGACGTGTTTGTGCTCCAGACTGGATGCGGCGAGGTCAACGACTTCCTCATGGAGCTCCTCATTATCATCCACGCCTGCAAGACCGCATCGGCACGACGAATCACAGCAGTTATCCCCAACTTCCCTTACGCAAGACAGGACAAGAAAGACAAATCTCGAGCCCCCATCACCGCCAAGCTCATGGCCAACATGCTTCAAACCGCCGGCTGTGACCACGTCATCACGATGGACCTGCACGCCTCTCAGATCCAGGGCTTTTTCAACGTGCCTGTGGACAACCTTTACTCCGAGCCCTCCACCCTGCGATATATCCGAGAGCACGTTGACGTGTCGTCCGCCGTCATTGTTTCCCCCgacgctggaggagccaagcgagctgctgcatTGGCCGACCGTCTGGACCTTAACTTTGCCCTGATCCACAAGGAGAGACAGCGAGCCAACGAGGTGTCCCGAATGGTGCTGGTCGGAGACGTCAAGGGAATGACCTGTGTTCTGGTTGACGATATGGCTGACACCTGTGGAACTCTTGCCAAGGCCGCCCAGAccctcaaggagaacggTGCTCGAGACGTGATCGCCATCGTTACCCACGGCATTCTGTCTGGACCCGCTGTTCAGCGAATCAACGACTctgagctgctcaaggttGTCTGCACAAACACTGTCCCCCACGACCATCTCAAGGCCGAGTGTCCCAAACTCGACACCATTGACGTCAGTCCCACCCTCGCTGAGGCTATCCGACGACTCCACAACGGAGAGTCTGTCTCCTATCTTTTCCGAAACGCCCCTATGTAG
- a CDS encoding uncharacterized protein (Compare to YALI0E32373g, similar to Saccharomyces cerevisiae MED6 (YHR058C); ancestral locus Anc_5.324, weakly similar to uniprot|P38782 Saccharomyces cerevisiae YHR058c MED6 RNA polymerase II transcriptional regulation mediator singleton) produces the protein MENLDEVQWRSPEWIQAHQGLRTDNVLDYFAESPFYDRVSNNQVLRMQTQFNQQQTGQLTPQHFEQELQKMTGIEFVITHVREPDLWVIKKQNRLNPQQTTPISTYFVINENVYMAPTVAAIMQSRVLSTSMFLKRALEEAIELPSYSPSQGYTYEDSQLTTAGDDDSTPQASKAELGLLERSFRAAISGQQKYVSDIAPISSQSESAASSVPGTPVLKGRKLPLKK, from the coding sequence ATGGAGAACCTGGACGAGGTGCAATGGCGGTCGCCGGAGTGGATCCAAGCGCACCAGGGTCTGCGAACCGATAATGTGCTCGACTACTTTGCCGAGTCGCCCTTTTACGACCGAGTCAGTAACAACCAGGTGTTGCGGATGCAGACCCAGttcaaccagcagcagacggGCCAGCTCACACCCCAGCATTTCGAGCAGGAGTTACAGAAAATGACCGGAATCGAGTTTGTCATCACACACGTGCGAGAGCCCGATCTTTGGGTTATCAAGAAACAGAACCGACTCAACCCACAACAGACAAcacccatctccacctACTTTGTCATCAATGAAAACGTGTATATGGCACCCACGGTGGCAGCAATCATGCAGAGCCGAGTACTTTCTACATCCATGTTTCTGAAACGTGCGCTGGAAGAGGCTATCGAGCTGCCTTCATACTCACCATCGCAAGGATACACATACGAGGACTCTCAGCTGACCACCGCTGGAGATGACGACTCCACACCCCAAGCATCGAAGGCCGAGCTGGGGCTGTTGGAACGGTCATTCCGAGCAGCTATTTCCGGCCAGCAAAAGTATGTCAGTGACATTGCTCCCATCAGCAGCCAGAGTGAATCGGCTGCTAGCAGTGTTCCTGGCACTCCTGTGCTCAAGGGAAGGAAGTTGCCTCTCAAGAAGTAA